ATCGCCTGGAGATCCTCCAGGTCCAGCAGCAGCAGCCCCTGCTCGTCGGCAAAGCGGAAGACGATGTTGAGCACGCCTTCCTGCGTATCGTTCAGGTCCATCAGCCGGGCCAGCAGCAGCGGCCCCATTTCCGAGATGGTGGTGCGCACCGGATGGCCCTGCTCGCCGTAGATATCCCAGAACACCGCCGGATTATCGGAGTATCCGTAATCGGTGATGCCGATCTCCTTGGCGCGCGCTTCCAGGATCGCGGCGTTTTTGAACTGCGGGCTGCCGGCCATGCAGATGCCGGAAAGATCGCCCTTCACGTCGGCCATGAACACCGGCACCCCGGCGGCGGAGAACTGTTCGGCGATGGTCTGCAGGGTGACGGTCTTGCCGGTGCCGGTGGCGCCCGCGATCAGCCCGTGACGATTGGCGCGGCCGAGGCGAAGGACCTGCCGTTCGCCGTTACCGCCAAGTCCGAGAAAGATTTCGCTCATCGGCCGTCTCCAAGTTTCCCACCGGGTGTAGCGCGATCGCGGTTGATGGCAATATCGGAGAGGGCTGCGCACTTTGCCACCGGCCCGCAGTGCCGCTAAAGGCCGGGACAGCCTATGCCAGAACCCTTCATCCTCATCGATGACGCCCGCGCCGAGGGCGCCGCCGACGCCCGGCTCTACCGCGCGCCGCTGGAAACCGTCGTCGCGGTGCGGGGGGACGAGGTACCCGCCGCGCTGGAGCGTATCGAAACGCTGGTCCGCGCCGGCCGCCATGTGGCAGGCTACATCGCCTACGAAGCCGGGCTGGCGCTGGAGCCGCGCCTTGCGCACCTGCTCGCCCGGCGGACCGGCGCGGGCGGGCCGCTGCTGTGGTTCGGCGTGTTCGGCGGCTACGAGACGATCCCCGCCGCAGAAGTGCCGCAGTGGCTGGCCGACAACGCCGGTCCCGCCGCCCCGGCGATCGGCCCGCTGGAACCCCAGGTCGAATTCGCCGCCTACCGGCAGGCCTTTGACACCCTTCACGCGGCGATCGAGGCGGGGGACATCTACCAGGCCAACCTCACCTTCCCGCTGGCCGGACCGTGGCGCGGCGATCCGCTGGCGCTTTACGCCGCGATCCGCCCCAATGCGGCGGCGGGCTATGGCGGGGTGATCCACGACGGCGCCCACTGGCACCTCAGCTTCTCGCCCGAGCTGTTCTTTTCGGCGCGCGCCGGCACGATCCGGGTCAAGCCGATGAAGGGCACCCGCCCGCGCGGCCGCACCCCGCAGGAAGACGCAGCCCTGCGCGCCGATCTTGCCGCCAGCCCCAAGGACCGGGCCGAAAACCTGATGATCCTCGACCTGATGCGCAACGACCTGTCGCGCGTGGCGCAGGCAGGCAGCGTGCAGGCCCTCAGCCCGTTCAGCGTCGAAACCTATCCCACCGTCCACCAGATGGTCTCCACCGTCGAGGCCCGGCTTGCCCCTCAAACCGGCGCGGTGGATGTCCTGCGCGCGCTGTTCCCCTGCGGTTCGATCACCGGCGCGCCCAAGATCCGGGCGATGGAACTGATCGCCGCTGTGGAAGACTGGCCGCGCGGGGTCTACTGCGGCTCCATCGGCTACATCGAACCCTCTGGCGATGCGGCGTTCAATGTGGCAATCCGCACCTTGCGCCTCTCTTCCGACAGGAATGGCGGCGCAGGTGGCGGTAGAGCAGTCCTCGGGGTAGGATCGGCGATCGTCGCGGATTCTGAGGCGCTTCCCGAGTGGCGGGAGTGCCTGGTCAAAGGGGGTTTCGTGCGAGAGTCGGCAGTTCGAGCGTCTGGAGGGGCCATCTCGCCCGCCAGCTTCGACCTCATCGAGACGATGTGCTTCACGCCCGAGGCTGGCATCGCCCTTCTCGAACTTCACCTTGAAAGGATCAGCGCGAGCGCGGTCACGCTGGGCTTCGGGTTCGACCGCCACGGCGTGCGCAACGCGATCCAGGCCCTGTGCTTCGACGCCGACAAGCCTTCCAAGCTGCGTCTGGTGGTGGGCCGTACCGGCGCGTTCTCGCTGGAACTGGCGCAGGTGCCGCCGGCTTTGTCCGAACCGGCCAGCGCCGCCGTACTGCGCCTGCCGGTGGACAGCGGTGACTGGCGACTGGCCCACAAGACCAGCGACCGCGGTTTCTACGACAAGGGCCTCGCCCTCGCCAGAAACGCCGGCGCCGACGAGGCGATACTGCTGCGCGACGACGGGCTGGTCACCGAAGGCTGCTTCACCAATATCTTCGTAGAGCGGGATGGCATTTTGCTGACCCCGCCCGCAAGCCTCGGCCTTTTGCCCGGCGTACTGCGCCGCTCGCTGCTGGATTCCGGCCGGGCAAGCGAGGCGGAGCTGACGCTGGACGATCTGGCAGGGGGGTTCCTGATCGGCAACGCCCTGCGCGGCTTGATGCCGGCCCGGCTGCTCGCCTGATGCATATCTCCGCCGCCCTCTCCCGCATCGCCCCGTCGCAGACGACCGCGATGACCGACCGCGCCACCCAGCTGCGCGAGGCAGGCCGCGACATAATCTCGCTCTCGGTGGGCGAGCCGGATTTCGCCACCCCGCCCCATGTTCTTGACGCCGCCAAGGCCGCGCTCGACGGGGGTGACACCAAATACACCCCCGTCGGCGGCACCTCGCGCCTCAAGCAGGCCGCCGCGCTGCACTTCGCGCGCGACCTCGGGATCGAGGTTCCCACCTCGCAGGTAACCGTCAGCGCGGGCGGCAAGCAGGCGATCTTCCACGCCATGCTCGCCACCATAAGCGAAGGCGACGAGGCCATCGTCCCCGCGCCGTGGTGGGTCAGCTACCCGGAAATCATCCGCTTCGCCGGCGGCAAGGTCGTGCCGCTGCACACCCACGCCAAGGACAACTTCCGCTTCACCGCTGCCGACCTCG
The DNA window shown above is from Novosphingobium sp. P6W and carries:
- the pabB gene encoding aminodeoxychorismate synthase component I — protein: MPEPFILIDDARAEGAADARLYRAPLETVVAVRGDEVPAALERIETLVRAGRHVAGYIAYEAGLALEPRLAHLLARRTGAGGPLLWFGVFGGYETIPAAEVPQWLADNAGPAAPAIGPLEPQVEFAAYRQAFDTLHAAIEAGDIYQANLTFPLAGPWRGDPLALYAAIRPNAAAGYGGVIHDGAHWHLSFSPELFFSARAGTIRVKPMKGTRPRGRTPQEDAALRADLAASPKDRAENLMILDLMRNDLSRVAQAGSVQALSPFSVETYPTVHQMVSTVEARLAPQTGAVDVLRALFPCGSITGAPKIRAMELIAAVEDWPRGVYCGSIGYIEPSGDAAFNVAIRTLRLSSDRNGGAGGGRAVLGVGSAIVADSEALPEWRECLVKGGFVRESAVRASGGAISPASFDLIETMCFTPEAGIALLELHLERISASAVTLGFGFDRHGVRNAIQALCFDADKPSKLRLVVGRTGAFSLELAQVPPALSEPASAAVLRLPVDSGDWRLAHKTSDRGFYDKGLALARNAGADEAILLRDDGLVTEGCFTNIFVERDGILLTPPASLGLLPGVLRRSLLDSGRASEAELTLDDLAGGFLIGNALRGLMPARLLA